The sequence tccctagtttcgaTTGCAGTGTTCTGTTGACTGTCGTGCTATAGTtggatagtggtggtggtggtggtggtgtttgtggtcatgtggtggcaccggtggtggcattggttggtggtgtcggtatttatggtgtttgtttgtttgtttgttgtcattggttggtggtatttgtggtggtggctattggtatgtcggtattcgtggtgcttgtaatgtattttttaaaatctatgcatacattaACTGTactgtaatttttatttttctttgtctgtaggtaaaacatgtctcccaaaagaaaagaaagtgaaagtggatcaacatctgaacactaaaaaaaaaggctacagtacagaggaattcagaggagcttcctgaacaatctcagtcagggaaaagtaaagttgagaagagatgtgaaaacaacattgaggaaggtggacaagggtccgtagatggtgatgaagaaaataaaagtgagaaagaagagGAACTGGAGAGtcaaaaagagaaagaggatgatcatcaacatgatgataatggatcaccgatggggcatgagttaatattGACATCCCatcatgatcctatcaaaacttttagtattgacaggtttaaagttgcgatgctgataaatgacccagaaggaaaatAACAAACTGGttaaattgtacttaaatgtcagatggggaaaatttttgaacattttatgaagattatgaagaacgaaaacataggcggactttttaagaagagctgctttggatgctttcttgagatGCCTGAGGACTCCTCTGCCCGTATCcgtttccctatgacgatggtagatggtcttctcaagcgcaggatcaagtacacgggggatgataaagatccggatgagggaggcaaaaaaaagatggatgaaatatggatcaactactatggcatgcctgtttgttttggcttgcaagagtttgccatagtgacggacctgagatgccatcgtccagaaggaccaccaccccacaaaagatccaaggcaagaaaattcaagtaaaaaatagatgggttgtttgacatagctcgacgtggctacaaagcatcgaattTATTGACAAATCTCAAGGATAAAAttataccagagcagtacagggagaaattgtgcttagtttggtttccccattcagttatattggtaagagacgtcaccaaggtcatagaagataatttgttggcgcgtgctgaggattttgataaattcaacaattatccctggggatatgacggCTTCTAcctgactgtccaatatttactaacaaagctatcctcaaggacgaccacattatacggctttccttgggctttcatggtaaaagtaatcactaattttactcatccattaatttatattgaatatagttattatgatttttttgcttgcttcctgtttacacttttttggcttggacatttgaagtcattcctcccctccgaaagcagttaatggattacccggatgaggtttctcatccaaggatgtttaggtgttTGGCTGCAAaaagcaacaccaatattaaggaggctgatctctttaaccctccagatgatgcagtacgtcttcttcaagtaaaataattctactcaaagataagaaagatattgaacaggtgttatatctggtgcatgagatattatatctgatgcaccagatggacATCTGTTGTGAAGAgatatatcttgcatcagattacctatctgtggctttggttctctgaacccgactcctaaaagattaaccatctactgtaaattatgcaatagatgtttaatctgataatatatcattcatatgttatgacatacagatcatctattgcataacagattacccatcttgtgcagctgttgcaacagatgattgatattttgcatcagattatccatgtgttgctctatttctctgaaccagactcaaacagattttaaccatatactgtaAACTATgaaacagatgggtctttttttttaaatgtagcccaattgtgaaaattattatattatatgatttaaatgcatctattttttttcttttttataggttgtgcttccatggatcgtgcctactgaggaggagtcggtgatgacttcttatattactctaggtcatgttgatactattgcagacccaacggtggagttaataaagaaggaattggctggagcaacagccataagaacagcctaatgttgaggctcttcatgaccaaccttttactaaggcagatctgggtatttcttctggtggagttgttggtgttggtggcaggaatactgatgctgctaccactcatgatgatgagcatgttgatgctcaagaaagaataaatatgtttgaaaataccccttttcgcccttacacatGTCCCTCTCACTCCTTtttaccctcgtgttctcgttacAAATACGATGAGTCtgttcgattattccaatagatgtgtcttatgttgcaacagataaaggccatctgttacaacatatgcctaaatctgttctttttttttctaatagatatgtcatctattgtattatcttaatgtttttatctaaagttcatctgttgcaatagtgggaagacctgtttgataaatatTAACAGATCACctaactgttgcaacatatgtctaaatttgttcaaattttccaatagatgtgtcgtctgttgcaacagatacattatctgttacaatatttgaatctagtattccttttcaattaataaattcaaatctaaggaataaataaaattcatagacaaaataaaataaatcgaagccttcataaattagcttaaataagtcaacgaataaatgaaatgtaaaaaaattattaagggtacagatctcaacaaatacatcaacaacaatttaagtatactaccAAGGATTGCTTtaacaggctcaagctataaatatctactcagtatggacaagttattcttcattcggtgctatggaattcggctttgctcgttgtggatcttcattgtcgcttgTGTATGGTTTATGTGCtttttgttctccgtatttccataaaaagtgtagcatattgtcaatgctgttcagcagtagcttcttctacatccatcTGGATAGccaaaattggtcaatgctaatcacggagatacaacaaaataaaaaaggataactatctcttctagcaaatcaaacaggtcttcctcccattttaaattatcccaaacatattatatttctgttacaataatgaatcaactgttgggacaaatttctatatgaggaagaccctgtgtgataatttctaatggatgaaccatccgttgcaatatatgaattatttgttgcagcagataagtcgtctgttggtataaataaaaactgtacgaagagctgtttgatttgctaaaacagatgagacatatgttgcgccagataaagtatctggtgcaacaggttagtcaactattaCAACAgttgtatatatctatttgataatttttagcagatgtgtcatctgttgaaacagatatgtgtctgtttgttttgtcagttgtaagacatataatatattcactttcttcagctcgtgctgctctcctttgaacattgtacgttgctcagtgtaACACGCGGACAGAGGagttacaattttatttttttggatgcctgataatgccttgaaaatcactctccttctcctcttagccctaatctctaatggagcgaatggaaataaaattctctttgatggaatgagacccttcttagatgtcaattcctttacagaagcagtcaatgcattaataacatttatcagtacatcatgtttcgccctgcagtcttgacatttgcatgtagaacattcgctgggagaggcaaaatctgtataaccagtatgatcatactcataatggtttgctttaaatactgtaagaggagcatcattagcaccaacagcaacACCACTGCCACTACCAACAGtttcatcaacaacaacaagcccaccctctaaaattatttttcttgtaatggttgttactccaaacaattttatttttattctgtcgatgaccttagggtccgataaagtttgcacaaaccgtaaagtaagaaaaaatggcatctttaaatttcgattggtcggaactagcgacggatgcacattctaacataaatcattacatatattagaacgatgattagatcattcaaaaaaaatattaattaaaaaaaattaattataattatacttactgcatccttcgggggttTGAAGAGATCAagagattttgtatttttatgagttttggccgacaaccatctcaagattcttagataagaaactccttcctggtagttcatttgttgtctcaaataaggaatggcttcaaacgcccaagcctataaaataacgccaataaatcaaaaccattattgagggaaaaaaatgaatgatatcataatagaagaaagaaatatttaccatgtaagttgactgtctttggcgctaacggagtcaacaaatatttgacagtcattttaaagctttcatacctccatggatagctgttaaacgcctcaagatcctcggagagctttattaaaccgaggcttatgttgttgttaacgtctctcgcccaaagaatattatgtacaaaccaaaccaagcacaatgactgcttgtgcttttttgaaagtcctttacctttcaacacttctattaaatttttatttttgaagcttggaccaacaatggacaccaggtcatcatgatcacacgacttgcctttgtcttttttgggtgtgcggagtgcttttttttgggttagaataggtataacttgagaaggaggataacattttagtccattactccttccaaccaaaacaaacaggcatgccacaataatttatccacacctcatccatcttatctttgttttcatacataaacctacgcttgagaagttcatataccatttttatttggaaaccaGCATTGTAgtcctctggcaaatcaagatatttcccaaagcagctatccctaaaataagcatccaatttttgttctcaaagtatttttctgaaggcatcgaaagattttcccatggctgagtTAACCATGAAATTACCCATTAAAtatgcggcaccatcgcactgcattctcacaggataacgatcaatgctgaaggctttgaccagctcttcggtggaagggctattagcatctgcatcatctcttttgaaatatttttcctccccgtgttcatcatattctgctcccgattgagataacgcttgtaaagcaagctcatagagtggtggatatagcctagctgcttcacttgttcctttacttggacttgattcgatttctgttATTTTGGGaattatattatctaaaattaacagaaacataaaataatatattattgttgattaatgcatcattaaaaagggataacagtaaatcaaacaagcaaaatagttaaataacaattgcaacagatcaccgatctgttgcaccaggtagtatatatgttgcagcatataaccaaactgttgcagcggataagtaatctgttgtaataatacaaaacataccactcatcttttaagatagatgaatagtctgttcaacagatcacacaactgttgtaacatcatctgttgcaacatatgagtgatctgttggaacagttaaataattcgTAGCAATGGttgagtaatttgttgcgacaatacaaaatatatcactcatctattgagaaaaatgaatggtctgttcaacagatcacacaactgttgtgacatcatctgttgcaacatatgagtgatctgttggaacagttaaataatccatagcaatggttgagtaatctgttacgacaatacaaaatatatcactcatctattgagaaagatgaatggcctgtgcaacaggtcacatatatgttgcaacacatgagtgatctgttggaacagttatcaatggttaatattatttagatttcttccaacataacTTCGTTTATCGTGGCAAATGAATGATCtgttgaaaaaatcaagtcttggacttttcctgtaggaagagttggtaggattttatccaacaggaggttcatctgttgcatcagatcattaatctgatggttcttccattgtaccagatggttaattagttgcatcagattctttatccgaagcttaatctgttgcaacatatggtaaagctgttaCATCAAATTATTAATCTGTtcatcagaattataatctgatggttcttctggtgcatcagatggttgatctattgcatcatatgatgaatctattgcattagatggttaatatgttgcaccgaatgggtaatctatcggaggaaatagtagcacaattttgttaaacaaaaaataacaatttcaccatttttatcaagaacaagaacagaacaaatcaaacaaaattgtccttttgtttttataaacacaaacaataaaaatacaaacaacaaaatatcataattcacttcgaaatgggaagagaagagaagaaataccagaaattaggattttattcagaccacatttcaaattagtgcaacaaatattaaaattgttaaccagtactataagagaagttggctcaagttcctcgttttcttcaaaactaaaaaggccataaatttttacctgtgaaagaagaaaaagaccgatgaagaatttgaagttgttgtggtcagagagcaaggctgtcacgttgattgaagtcgaaaagaaactgaaatcccaactatttatagttggatgttgaagtcgccgaggattgaaataagaaatttgcagaacagttaattgggagagagttgagagaagctgtcgagagggAGATGAGAGACGGGTTGATTAAATTGAAGAGGAGAACTCGAAGTCTAACTATTTGTCTTCGGGGGTTGAagagagaaattttgcagaactgttggttgggagagagtggttgatttggattgaagagggtgtgggttgcgttgatttgtatttttaaaaaaattagaaagttttgaaaatattaatcaagtccacaattaacttgatcaagtttcctaataatgtttgaccctacctgttggtcaatgtcaccaatccttcattcaagacttaaaagacacctattcttcCATTTTCTCgagtaaatatattattcgataattacataaaaattattataaatcataataattaacaagttaaaatacttttttaaaaataaataaaagttctattcaactctcaaaattttatcggtgcagcataaatcataacaaaataaaaaattatcttaattaattgcaactaaatatttaaagcaaatcaattttattattttaattgacttttatatagaaaattaatatttttatttatttatttcagtaaatttaaattttaaaattaatttttcttatatagaaatactaatatttaaacttaactttaaatttttaaagtataaaattaataaatttaatttaataaaataaattctaatgaatattttttcactatccaataatatttaatatatatcaagttaaaaagaaataaagaaaaatatatagtaaaattttattattgtgaaagataaatacaatgcactatccaataatatttaatatatatcaagttaaaaagaaataaagaaaaatatatagtaaaattttattattgtgaaagataaatacaatgcactatccaataatatttaataatatcatatgtTGCATATtcaaaatatagcatcccgtatttaattaatatactactccGATGAGTTATCGATGATtattattggatatgataaaattatattgatttttacagtaataacataatcaatcgctcttaattaattattaagagacatctaggtattaagaaaataaataatatttaataaaaaaataaaatagacataaaatgcaaaattaactcttgatgtttcaAATTAAATTGTCTTATttcaaacgatgattttactctaccaccccttattataagtcatttatgtatactgggtttgttgttgttgtgtgtattagaaaataaagaataataaaatgatatgtcaacataaaatatttgattaactgtcaaaattatattagtgtcacgtAGATTGGGACGGgatagaagaagatataaagcaacatatattatttaaaaataaataaaaagtactataaataacaataattaacacaAATTTCAAAAGTTGACTGttttctgcttcagctgcttcaattgtgattttaatgtatcacccgtaattaattattacaagtcacctatgtattgaaaaattaataatattaaatccataattttactatatcacctataattaattattataagttctttatgtattaaaaaataaataatatttaattaaaaatataaaataaatatttatgacatgtctgattaagttgcttcaatcgtgattttattatatcactcctaattaattattataagtcatttatatcttaacaattaataatatttaataaaaaattaaaatagacgtttatgacatgtctgttttagTTGtttcaaccatagttttactaaatatcacccctaactaattattataagtcatttaagtattaaaaataaataatatttaataaaaataaaatagatataaaaatgataaattaactcttgatgttttaaattaacttgacgtcttatatgagatccacataaatttttcacaagtattttttatagtaatttcgctatgtcacttctaattaggtgttgtaagtcatttaagacatttatgcttCGCTGTatcagtcgtgattttactatatcacccctaattaattattatggtcatttaagcattgtgccacataagttgaaataaaaaaaatattataaatcacaatgataaaaaatttaaattatttaaaaaatatagttggctatcgtcgacacaaaactctagACAAGgaaagtagcatatattattcaaaaattacataaaaagtattataaattacgatagttaacaacttaaaatatctaaaaataatttaatctgttatatatttttaaaaaattacatgaaaaatactaaaaattacaataattaacaactcaaaaaatttaaaacatataaaatatttggtcgacttttgaaattatattagtgtcactgaaattgtaatagaagaaaagtattataaatcacaataattaaaaatgtaaattacttttaaaatataattaactatcaatgccataaaaatttAGACAATAAAaataacgtatattaatttaaaaattatataaaaaatattataaattacaatagttaacaacttaaattatctaaatacattttagaataacatatattgaactcatgctagaaTCCGGATCAACCTAGAAAacatatgaaattcttttattaaaattttttatttaaatatattaaaattaaaaaaaaataaaaaaatatctagtATCTCGTATAAATTGTGGGATATGTAATTTCGGATAATGTGGGATTAATTATCCTGACATAACTATTTTCGAAACCCCTAACTTTAGGTTTTGAGAAGAGGCACGTGGCCAGCATACGACATCtctaagatttatttattttctttatctctaaCATCAGACACCACAAAAATATAGAAGACAATTTATGTTCCGGCTTCTCATCTTTCTTCTTTCCATCTTCCCACATACAACTTCCTAAGCATCACCTATGGCTTCTCTTCTTACCAATGGAATCTCACCCTTCTCTCCTCAATCCATCACTGATCAACCTAAACCCCTTAAAGGGTCTACCTTTTTGCCTAATTTACACGCCCCAAGAACCCCAAATTCAGGCAATTTCAAGATTCGAGCTGCTGAGGTAAGCTATGATGTCGACGCCACTGTTGAGTTTCCAGGTAATGAAGAAGACCCACTTCAGAAATTCTTGAAAAGAGATTATAAATGGggttttaatgaaaaaattgaatcttttgcACTGCCGAAAGGGCTTTCTGAGGAGACTATAAGGTTGATTTCATCTAGAAAGAATGAGCCTGATTGGATGCTTGAGTATAGGTTGAAAGCTTTTGAGAAATTTGTTAAGATGAAAGAGCCTAAATGGTCTGATAATCAGTACCCAGAAATTGATTTTCAAAATGTTTGTTATTATTCTGAACCTAAAAAGAAACCAACTTTGAATAGTCTTGATGAGGCTGACCCTGAACTTGTTAGGTATTTTGACAAATTGGGTATTCCCTTGAATGAAAGAAATAGGTTAGCTAATGTTGCAGTGGATGCTGTTCTTGATAGTGTTTCTATTGCTACAACTCATAGGAAGACTTTAGAGAAAGCTGGTGtcattttttgttctatttctGAGGCTATTAAGGAGTATCCAGATTTAGTTAGGAAGTACTTGTCTAAAGTTGTGCCCCCAGAAGACAACTTTTATGCGGCTCTTAATTCAGCTGTGTTTAGTGATGGATCGTTTGTGTATATACCCAAGAACACCAAGTGTCCTATGCAAATATCTACTTATTTTAGAATAAATGCAATGGAAACTGGACAATTCGAGAGGACTTTGATTGTTGCGGATGAAGGGAGCTTTGTGGAGTATTTAGAAGGGTGTACAGCACCTTCTTATGATACGAATCAGTTGCATGCTGCTGTGGTGGAGTTGTATTGTCATGAAGGTGCAGAGATTAAGTACTCCACCGTGCAGAATTGGTACGCGGGAGATGAGGAAGGTAGAGGAGggatttataattttgttacGAAGAGGGGAGTTTGTGCTGGGGCTCGTTCGAAGATATCATGGACACAAGTAGAGACGGGCTCAGCTATTACCTGGAAATATCCAAGTGTTGTGCTAGAGGGTGATGAGTCAGTTGGTGAATTCTATTCGGTGGCATTGACCAACAACTATCAGCAGGCAGATACAGGAACGAAGATGATACACAAAGGAAAGAATACAAGGAGTAGGATTATTTCAAAGGGTATTTCAGCAGGAAATTCTAGAAACTGCTACAGAGGACTAGTTCAGGTCTTATCAAATGCAGAAAATGCTCGGAATTCCTCCCAGTGTGATTCAATGCTCATTGGTGATAGTGCTGCTGCCAATACTTATCCGTACATTCAGGTAAATTGCTTGCTGTGAACTTTAATTTTGCTTTCTGTCTCCGCATGATAAAATATTTCTTGATGAAACTTTATCTCTctccactttgtgggactacactggtTATGTTATTGTTGTGAAACTTTAGCTCTCTTCCTTTAGAATTACGTTGTTTAGTTGTGACATATGGCCTTGTTACTCTTTAGGTGGAAAACATGCTCTTTCTATGGTTGCAGTGTATTTCACTGTATTGTGTGGTCTCCTAATTTATGCATATGATGCTGCTGGTATCATTAAGTTCCAATCTTTAATGAAACTTCTATTTACCTGATCAAAGAAGAAATCAGTAGTTCCAatcgtcaaaaaaaaaaatcatcaagagCCTGTTTGGATTTGCTTCTTTTAGGTGTTTTAAAACCAAAATAGCTTTTAAGCACTTTTGTAGTGTTTGGGTAAGATAACGAAGTGTTTTAAAGCCAtaatgacccaaaaaaaagttggAAGCCATAAGTTAGGATCCCTTACTTGTAAGCATAAGTATAAGCCCATCCTAACAGTCTCTAAGTTCCATTTTACCTTTCTCATAGTACAGGAGCAAAGTTTCTATTCTACCGCCCTTATCCAATTGCAGAAAAGAAAGGGGAAAAAGAAGGATTTCCACCTTGAAATTAGAAACATTCCGCAAGAGCTTAGAGAAAGATTCAACAAATGTATACATTGTTGTAGTTACTTTTAAAACAAGTTAGTTAGGTCCATGCTGGGACTGTCGGCTTGGAAATCTTTGAGCTGTACGGCAGGTCAGTAAGTAGTCTCTCTTTCGTTGTTGTTTGAGCATGTTTTCATGTAGATCATGAGGGTTACTgatcaaaaatggaaaaaaaaaaaaagggaagggGAGAAGGGTACTGCTTACTTTCATTTGAAGTTCATTCTCACGAGAAGGTGTGTTATTTTAACTTCTAATATGTCCATTGATCGTGTGTTGGATGAAAAGCATTGGATGTTGTACCCCCGTGCATGACTGAGTGGATGTGTGTTGATCTTCTGGAGCTTAATTAAGCCTCAGTTGGAATTGAATTAAGGGAAAAAGCTCTGTTGTGCCatcgaactatcagaaatggctcatccTAGCAATCTTTAATTATTGAGCCCATTTATGCCATCACAGTGATACAAAGTGCACATTTTTGCCACTCTTCACTAACGGCCCTAATAGCTGGTTTTGAAATACCAGCATTGGACTCGTGGCCTCCAATTAAAATTTAAAGGTCTACTTCACTTAGCGGTTCTACCAAATTAAAACCCCATCCCAATTATATTAACCCGACCCTCTCCCTTTTAACCCAAAATCGGCCA comes from Capsicum annuum cultivar UCD-10X-F1 chromosome 2, UCD10Xv1.1, whole genome shotgun sequence and encodes:
- the LOC107859575 gene encoding UPF0051 protein ABCI8, chloroplastic, translated to MASLLTNGISPFSPQSITDQPKPLKGSTFLPNLHAPRTPNSGNFKIRAAEVSYDVDATVEFPGNEEDPLQKFLKRDYKWGFNEKIESFALPKGLSEETIRLISSRKNEPDWMLEYRLKAFEKFVKMKEPKWSDNQYPEIDFQNVCYYSEPKKKPTLNSLDEADPELVRYFDKLGIPLNERNRLANVAVDAVLDSVSIATTHRKTLEKAGVIFCSISEAIKEYPDLVRKYLSKVVPPEDNFYAALNSAVFSDGSFVYIPKNTKCPMQISTYFRINAMETGQFERTLIVADEGSFVEYLEGCTAPSYDTNQLHAAVVELYCHEGAEIKYSTVQNWYAGDEEGRGGIYNFVTKRGVCAGARSKISWTQVETGSAITWKYPSVVLEGDESVGEFYSVALTNNYQQADTGTKMIHKGKNTRSRIISKGISAGNSRNCYRGLVQVLSNAENARNSSQCDSMLIGDSAAANTYPYIQAKNPTARIEHEATTSKIGEDQLFYFQQRGIDYERAMAAMISGFCRDVFNELPDEFGAEVNQLMSLKLEGSVG